One Nicotiana sylvestris chromosome 12, ASM39365v2, whole genome shotgun sequence genomic window carries:
- the LOC104229475 gene encoding signaling mucin MSB2-like has product MAKQSKSRRAENIGKGKVTPVQIAFIVDRYLSDNHFTETRSTFRSEASHLLSKSPIHEAPRSLLSLGAMLDEYICLKEQKVFLEQEKMQVQNLLRGMQGVMNTYNASANVTPPPSIPDSSMPKSTGYCSGSALMPAPVPSNTAADAMKFSYPTSIPTTSKRKGSKDVSYASTAAKKSRTRSPTNQYNNVMKSSAVQLSDPIDEPKKSPIQGFNIDECLVNYPIQPLVTNSSGPETPPIESSSQIDKAISPPEICSTATFSKEATPSHLMSTNRMIISSETIQVTPTKQISYYSIERNQCVSTSSPVKANLKRPMKRDQVKGRLDFDASDIPSSSDMPQIPDMISTSESEKEGDIFDLDFPNLDALGANFSFSELLRDFDIDGQGIDYSCQDKLDFSPDSFSGSPYESGNVNNDANQITSQISSTVTEVFSEKDTSLLGSDTVKTVKSVTKRVQLVSPVKSNRSSRD; this is encoded by the exons ATGGCGAAACAAAGCAAATCAAGAAGAGCTGAAAACATAGGGAAAGGCAAAGTTACTCCTGTCCAAATTGCTTTCATCGTCGATCGTTACCTTTCTGATAACCATTTCACTGAAACCCGCTCCACTTTTCGCTCCGAAGCTTCACATCTACTCTCTAAATCTCCCATCCATGAG GCGCCGAGGAGTTTATTGAGTTTAGGAGCAATGTTGGATGAGTACATATGTTTGAAAGAGCAGAAAGTGTTTTTGGAGCAagagaaaatgcaggttcagaatTTGCTAAGGGGGATGCAAGGTGTTATGAACACTTATAATGCAAGTGCAAATGTGACACCACCTCCCTCAATTCCTGATTCTTCAATGCCCAAATCAACAG GTTATTGTTCTGGTTCAGCTCTTATGCCAGCACCAGTGCCTTCGAATACTGCTGCAGATGCCATGAAATTTTCTTATCCAACTTCCATCCCAACAACTTCAAAAAGAAAAGGGTCCAAGGATGTTTCATATGCTTCCACAGCTGCCAAGAAATCTCGTACTCGGTCACCCACCAATCAGTACAACAATGTTATGAAGAGCTCTGCAGTTCAGTTATCAGATCCCATTGATGAACCAAAAAAGTCACCAATCCAAGGATTTAACATTGACGAGTGTTTGGTGAACTACCCCATTCAGCCGCTTGTAACTAATTCTTCTGGTCCTGAGACACCTCCAATAGAATCTTCATCCCAAATTGATAAAGCTATCTCTCCACCAGAAATTTGTTCGACAGCAACTTTCAGCAAAGAAGCTACTCCCTCTCATCTAATGTCGACTAACCGCATGATTATCTCTTCAGAGACAATTCAAGTGACCCCCACCAAACAAATATCATACTATTCCATAGAAAGAAATCAATGTGTTTCGACTTCCTCACCGGTTAAAGCAAACCTGAAGAGGCCTATGAAGAGAGATCAAGTAAAAGGTAGGCTGGATTTTGATGCCTCAGACATTCCAAGTAGTTCAGATATGCCACAAATTCCTGACATGATTTCAACATCTGAATCTGAGAAGGAAGGAGATATTTTTGACTTGGATTTTCCTAACTTAGATGCTCTGggtgcaaattttagtttttctGAACTGCTGCGTGATTTTGACATTGATGGACAAGGGATTGATTATTCTTGCCAGGACAAACTGGACTTTTCTCCAGATTCATTTTCAGG GTCACCTTATGAGTCTGGAAATGTCAACAATGATGCAAACCAGATTACATCACAGATTTCATCGACAGTTACTGAAGTCTTTTCAGAGAAAGATACAAGTTTACTAG GTTCAGATACTGTGAAAACTGTGAAATCTGTAACCAAGCGTGTCCAGCTTGTAAGTCCTG TTAAGAGTAACAGAAGCTCGAGAGATTAG